CGTGACCGCCGGGGGCTATACGGATCTCGCCGGCAATGCCGGCGCTGCGGGCGTCACGCCGTCGCTGACCGTCGATACGAAGGCGCCGGCTGCTCCGTCCACGCCCGATCTGGTCGCCGCTTCGGATACCGGCCCGCGGAGCGACGACAATATCACAGGCGATACGAGACCCACATTCAGTGGCGTTGCCGAGGCAGGATCGACCGTCACGCTCTATGCCGATGGCAACGCCATCGGCTCGGCACTTGCCCTTGACGGGACCTGGAGCATCAAGAGCGATACAAGCCTTGCAGAGGGGTCCTACGGCGTTTCGGCTACAGCGACCGACAAGGCCGGCAATATCGGCGCCAGTTCCGCCGCGCTCACCGTCGAGGTCGTCACCTCCGCGCCGACGACGTCCGTCGGAGCCATACTCTTCTCCGCCGACAGTGGCTCTTCCAGCACCGACCTCATCACCAAGACTGCCGCGCAGACGCTGTCGGGACAGCTGAGTGCTCCGCTTGCGGCCGGAGAACATGTCGAAGTGTCCCTCGATGGTGGCGCCAGCTGGACGACGGCCGCGTCCATGTCCAGCGCAACGACCTGGTCGCTCGCGGCTACCCTGGTGGAAGGAACGCATGCGCTTCAGGCGAGGGTGGTCAACCAGGCCGGCAATGCCGGTCCGGAGCTGAAGACCAGTTACACGCTCGATACCGTAGCGCCCGGTATCACGGTGCGGACGGATGCGGCAACGCTGAAGGCCGGCCAGACTGCGACCGTGACCTTCGAGTTCACCGAAGATCCGGGCGACAGCTTTACCTGGAACGGCAATTCGGGTGATGTCACGGTCTCGGGCGGAACCGTGTCGGCTATCAGCGGTAGCGGGACGACGAGGACCGCGACATTCACGCCAACCGCCGGCATTGACTCCGGCACCGCCAAAATCAGCGTTGCGTCCGGTAGCTTTGCCGACATTGCGGGTAATATCAACCAGGCGAGCAAGGTTCATTCGATCGGCTACGATACCGCTGCGCCGACCGTAACGGTCGATATCGTGGACGCGAAACTCAACCTCGCCGACGATCAGTCGGATGTTGTCATCACATTTTCCGAAAAGCCCTCGGACTTCGGCCTGGAGGATCTTGTCGCCACGGGCGGCAAGCTCGCCAATCTGCAGACCACCGCCGACCCGCTGGTCTATACCGCAGTCTTCAAGGCGGATCAGGCCTATAGCGGCAGCGGCTCGGTCAAGATCGTCGCCGGCAGCTACCAGGATGCCGCAGGCAATCCGGGAGGTCCCGCCTCCGATACGGTTCTCATCGATACAGGCGTGCCCTACACGCCGCCGCCAACCCCGGATGTACCGACGCCGCCCATCGTGGCAGGGACGGAAGGTGGAATCCTGTCGGGCACGGCTGGAAATGACAGCTTCATCGGCAGCACCGGGCTCGATTATGTCAGCTATTCCGGAGGCATCAGTGACTATCGCGTCATCACGGACGCCAACGGCAAGGTCACCGCGATCCAGGGACCGCAGGGAACCGACAGTTTCGACGGGATCGAGAGGCTTGTCTTCTCCGATGGCATTCTCGCCTTCGATGAGCCTGCCAAGCAAAGCTACCGGCTCTACGAGGCCGCCTTCGACCGGGATCCGGATCTTGCAGGCCTGTCCTTCTGGGTGGGGGAACGGGATGACGGCGCGCGCGATCTCTTGACCACGGCACGCGATTTCCTTTTCTCCACGGAATTCGTGTCGCGCTTCGGCAATATTCAGCAAATGTCGAACAGCGACATCGTGCAGCTGTTCTACCAGAATGTTCTGGACCGCCCGGGGGAAGCGCAGGGCGTTGCCTATTGGCAGGCCATGCTCGACCAGGGCATGGCGCCGGAGCACGCGCTCGTCCTGTTCTCCGAGAGCATGGAGAACCGCCAGCTTGTGGACGTGGATGTTCTGGGTGGCGTTCGCCTGTCTCTCGACCTAATCTGACGGGATTAACCCCGACAGACCCGGTGGCTCGGCTCGACCGTCTGCGGCCGGATCGGCCGGGCGGGGCGGAGGCCGCTGCACATGAGACGTTTCCTTCTGGCCGCGCTTGCCGCCCTCGGCCTCTCTTTCGGTCCGGCCGCGGCATCCGATGCGGCCGCGGTCGCTGCATTTCATGATGCCGTCCAGAGCGGCAATCTTGATCTCGCGCGATCCATGCTGGCCGCCGATTCGTCCTTGGCGACCTCGGTCGGGGCGTACGGGTTCCAGCCGGTCCACCTTCTCGACATGTATTTCGACGCGAACCTCCTCGACCTCCTTCTTGCTGCCGGAGCCGATATCAACGCCCGAAATGACGAGGGCGTCACCCTGCTTCACATCGTCACCGATCCTGATGCTGTGCCCCTCCTGGTCCAGAGGGGAGCGGATCTCGAAGCCAGGGATGCCAGGGGATGGACGCCTCTTATCATGCAGGCGAACAATCAGCAGAACGGGCCCGACGTCGTTGCCGCGCTGATGGCCAGCGGAGCCAACCCGGACGCCCGAGGCGCAGACGGCGAGACCGCCCTTTCCTTCGCCCGCGAGACCGGCGATGTCGACTTCATTGCCGTCCTGACGGAGGGGGGAGCTAAGAAGTGAGGCGGCCTGCACCAAGGGTGTGAAGGCAACGGCCGCCGTGCGGCGGGTCGCAGTGACTATATCGTCGTTGCCTCCGGATCAGGCTGATGGGACGCCTCGGTGGCCGGTGTTTCCCGCGGATCCAGACCGCGCGGCTTGCCATAGAGGCCGATGTTGGCGTCGCCCCAATCCTTCAGCGCAAGCAGGACCGGCTCCATGCTGCGGCCAAGCCTGGAGAGACTGTATTCCACCTTCGGCGGAACCTGCGCATAGACCTTTCGCTCGATTAGACCATCGTCTTCCAGCTCCCGAAGCTGGTTGGTCAACATGCGCGGCGTGACATTGGCGATATGCCTGCGCAGCTCGTTGAACCGCAATGTCCCCGAGAGCAGATGAAACAGCACCACCGATTTCCATTTCCCGTCGATGAGGCCGATGGCGGCCTCGACCGAGCAGCCGGGAGAACAATCGAAGCGCGAATGGCGAGCCTTGGCCATAACAGTATCCTTTTGATACTAGGTGCAGATTTTGTGCATATTGCATTCCGACAATGATACCGCATTTTGGTGCCACATCAATCAATCGACGACGCTGATGTCGGTGAGCAAAGGAGCACATGATGAAAGCCGTTGGATACAAAGCGCCGGGCGCCATTGGCCGCGAGGATGCCCTGCAGGATATCGAGCTTCCCCGGCCTGTTCCCGAGGGGCATGATCTTCTCGTGGAGGTGCGGGCTGTCTCGGTCAATCCGGTCGACACGAAGATTCGCAAAGGGGTGGCACCCGAGGCTGGACAGTTCAAGGTCCTCGGTTGGGATGCGGTCGGCACGGTCGTGGAAGTTGGACCGCACGTGAAAGACGTCACGATCGGCGACGACGTCTTCTATGCAGGCTCCCTGGTCCGGCCGGGTGCCAATAGCCAATTCCATCGTGTCGACGAGCGGATTGTCGGCAAGAAGCCCAGGACAATTTCGGATGCCGAGGCGGCGGCCTTGCCTCTGACGGCGATAACTGCCTGGGAAATGCTGTTCGACCGGCTGGATATTCGTAGACCCGTGCCGGGCGCCGCAAATGCCATTCTCATCGTTGGCGGTGCCGGCGGCGTTGGTTCGATTGCCATCCAGCTCGTGCGGGCGCTGACCGATGTCACTGTCATTGCCACGGCATCGCGCCCGGAAACCCGGGAATGGGTCGAAAAGCTCGGCGCGCATCATGTGGTCGACCACGCAAAACCCATCGCCGAACAGGTCGCGGCTCTTGGTGTCGGTGCGCCGGCCTTTGTCTTCTCGACCACCGAAACCCATCGTCATCTGAAGGATATTATCGAGTTGATCGCGCCGCAGGGCCGTTTCGGGCTGATCGACGATCCGGAGAGCCTGGATGTGCTGGGATTCAAGCGCAAGGCGGTCTCCATCCATTGGGAGTTGATGTTCACGCGGTCGCTCTATGAGACCGCCGACATGGCCGAACAGGGCCACCTGCTGAACGAGGTTGCGCGCCTGATCGATGAGGGCAAGCTCAGGACGACCGTGACGGAAGTCCTGTCTCCCATCAATGCGTCCAATCTGCGCCAGGCGCATGCGGCCATCGAAAGCGGCAAGACGAAAGGCAAGATCGTGCTTGAAGGATTTGGTGAGGGCTGAGGCGGCGGCAAAGACACAAGCTCGCAAAATTGCGGGCTTGTGTGTCCGGACCGGGCGCGGGCACACCGCGCCTTGCCGCGCTTCTTCGGTCAGCCGCCCCAGAGCCTGCGTCGCGCCCTGAAGTTGATCGAGGGCATGGAACTCGATCCCGTCACCGCCTGCGTCTCGTCCCCATCATCAGATCCGCGTCCCGGAAGACGGGCGCTCGCAGATCATTCCATCGGATTCCTTTTCCGCAAATTTCAGGCTTGACAGATGCTGCGCGCACAGTGCTAATACGCATTAGCAGCTAATACGTATTAGCAGATTTCTGGGATGGGAATGAGCGCGTGACGGGACGCCGGAGACTGACGCAGAACGACATTGCCAAGCTCGCCGGCGTCAGCCAGGCGACGGTTTCCCTCGTTCTCAATGGGGCTCCAACAGCTCTTGCCCGCATCCCGGCCGAAACGCGCGAACGGGTTCAGCAGGTCATCCGCACCACGGGCTATGTCGCCGATCCTATTGCCAGGCGCATGGCGAAGGGTCTCAACCGCATTCTCGGCGTATTCACCTACGAGCCGGCTTTCCCGAGCGCACAGGCGGATTTCTTCACGCCTTTCCTCCTCGGAATAGAGGAAGAGGCGCAGCAGCAGAATTACGACTTGCTGCTTCTGACGAGCGCCGGCGTCGGCAGCGACCGCAAGATCTTCTCGGAAAACAACCGGCTGCGCATTGCCGATGGCTGCCTCATCCTTGGACGCGAGTTCGACCGCGAGGAGCTCGCGCGCCTTGTGGCCGAGGATTATCCCTTTGTGGCGATCGGCCGACGTGAGGACGCTGGCGGACCCGTTCCTTACGTCGGCGGCGATTATGCCGCGGGCACCCGTGCGCTGGTGGAAAAGGCCGCGGCATTGGGGCATTTGAAACTCGCCTATGTCGGGCCGCAAGGTCCGGCGGAATCGATTGCCGACAGATGGTTCGGCTTCGAGGCGGCGCTCGGCCTGACCAAGGCCGAGCTTGCCGTTCACATCGACACCGTCAATCGCCCGGCCGCGGACATCCTGGATGCGATCCGGTCGAGTGGCGCAACGGCGGCGTTTTTCATCGAACTGGCGGATGCCGTGCGCGTCGAGACATTGGCGCGTGAGCGTGGCATCTCGATACCGGGCGATTGCTCGATGATCGTGCTCGGCAGTCACATCCGAGCCAGCCGCAGCCCGGTGCGCTTCACATCCTACGATATTCCCCGGGAGGAAATGGGCAGGCGGGCGACTGCCATGCTGGTGAACCGCATCGAGACCGGCGGCATCGGCGACCAGATCCTTCTTCCCTGCGATCCGGTCGAGGGCGAAACCCTCGGACCGGCTCCCTCGATCCCTGCAACAGGACGGATTTAGACGTGAAAGACATGCGAGCAGATATTCTTGTCGTGGGTGGCGGCCTTGGTGGCGTGGCGGCGGCGCTGGGCGCCGCGCGCGCCGGCAAACGCGTCATCATGACGGAGGAATATGATTGGATCGGCGGACAGCTCACCAGCCAGGCGGTGCCTTCCGACGAGCATACATGGGTTGAACAGTTCGGCATCACCCGTTCTTACCGACGCCTGCGCGAGGGCGTGCGCCGGTATTATCGCGAGCATTATCCCCTGACGGAAGGCGCACGCGCCTGGGGCGACCTCAATCCCGGCGCCGGCTGGGTCAGCCGCATCTGCGCCGAACCGCGCGTCAACCTTGCGGTCATCGAGAGCATGCTGGCGCCTTATCGCGGCGCCGATCGGCTGACGGTGCTGACGCCGTATCGGCCGGTCGCCGCCGATGTCGAGGGCGACACGGTCCGCGCCGTCATCGTCCGACACCGTGATACCGGCGCCGAAATCGTCATCACTGCCGATTACATTCTGGATGCGACCGAGCTTGGCGATCTCCTGCCGATGACCGGCACCGAATATGCCAAGGGTTTCGAGGCGCAATCCGACACCGGCGAGCCGAGCGCCCCGGCGCAGGCGCAGCCCGACAATGTCCAGGCTGTCTCGATCTGCTTTGCCATCGACCATGTCGATGGCGACCAGACCATCGACAAGCCCGAGAACTACGATTACTGGAAACAGTATCAGCCGCATTTCTGGGGCGGTCCGCTGCTCGGCTTCACGGCGCCGCACCCGCGCACGCTGGAGCATACGACCCGCTCCTTCACGCCCAATCCCGACGATGATCCGCTTCTCGTCGATGCCGACCAGCGCAAGGGCGGCGGTGATGAGAACCTCTGGATCTTCCGCCGCATCGCTGCTCGACGCAATTTCACGCCCGGCTTCTATGCATCCGACATCTGCCTCGTGAACTGGCCGATGATCGACTATATGGACGGCACCATCATCGACGTCTCGGAGGCAGAGAAGGCACAGCATCTGAAGGCCGCGGCCGATCTGTCCTACTCGGTTTTCTACTGGCTGCAGACCGAAGCGCCGCGCCTTGACGGCGGCCAGGGTTTTAGCGGTTTGCGCCTGCGTGGCGACATCACCGGCACGGATCATGGCCTGGCCATGGCGCCCTATATCCGCGAAAGCCGCCGCATCAAGCCGGTCACCCGCATTGTCGAGCAGGATCTCTCCTATACGGTGCGCGGCGACAAGGGTGCCGTGCGCTATCGCGACAGCATCGGCATCGGCATGTACCGCATCGACCTGCACCCCTCGACAGGGGGCGACAATTACGTCGACGTGCCGTCCTGCCCATTCGAGATTCCGCTCGGCGCGCTCTTGCCGCAACGGATGAAGAACCTCATCCCGGCCGGCAAGAATATCGGCACGACGCACATCACCAATGGCTGCTACCGCCTGCATCCGGTGGAATGGAACATCGGAGAGGTTGCCGGAATGCTGGCCGCCTACAGTCTCGAAAAGGGTCTGACGCCGCATCAGGTGCAGGCAGACGACAAGCACCTTCATGACTTCCAGGCAGTGCTGACCCGCGAGGGCATCGAGATACGCTGGCCCCATATCGCGGCCTATTGAACCACATCATCTGTTCATCGACCCCAACTTTGGAGGAGGGCTGGGAATGCCATATCATCGGACTTTGAAAGCGACTGCCTTTGCGCTGGCCCTGCTGGGGCTTGGCGGGGCGGCCAAGGCGCAGGATGCCGTCAATCTGCGGATGACCATCTGGAGCGCCAACGAAGCGCATCTGAAACTGTTCAACGAGCTTGCGGCCGGTTTCAAGAAGGATCATCCGAATGTCAGCGTGACCTATGAATCGCTGCCCTTCGATACCTATACAACGGCGCTCACGACCCAGATTGCCGGCGGCAACGCGCCGGACATGGCCTGGATCTTCGAGACGACGGCCTACGACTTCGTCAAATCCGGGGCGCTCTATCCGCTGACGGAAACACTGAAGGCGACGCAGGGCTATAATCTGGAGGAAGTCAGTGCCGGTGCGACCGAGAGATGGATGCAGGATGGCGCTCTTTATGCCTATCCTTTCTCCACCTCGCCATTCGCGATGTTCGTCAACAATGACATCATCAAGGCCGCGGGTGCCAAGACGCCGGCCGAGATGATTGCTGCCGGCGAATGGACCTGGGACAATGCGATCGCCACCGCCTCGGCTGTCGGCAAGACCGGCAAGGGCGGCCTGATCGTCCGCGACTTCAACTATCAGAACTGGCAGTATCTGACCTCCGTCTGGAACGGCTGGGGCGCCTCGCCCTGGTCCGAAGACGGCAAGACCTGCAGCATGGCCGACCAGCCGATGGCGGACGCTTTGTCCTTCATCCACGATGCCATCTTCAACAAGAAGGCGATGCCGGGCCCCGGCGAAACGGTCGACTTCTTTGCCGGCAATGCGGCCATGACGATCACCCAGATCAGCCGCGCCTCGCTGCTGCCCAAGGAGAACCCCTTCTCCTGGGACCTCGTGCCCCTGCCGAAGGGACCGGCCGGAGAGTATGCGCTGATCGGCCAGGCCGGTATCGGCGTCATGCAGTCTGGCAAACATGCCGCGACGGCGGCGGAATTCGTCGCCTATATGACCAATCCGGAAAATTCGGCGAAGCTCAGCCAGTTCTTCCCCTCCGCCCGCAAGTCGCTGCTCAGTGCCGAACTTCTGAAGAAGACCAATCCGCTCCTGACGCAGGAGCAGATCGAAAAGGTCGTGATCAACGGCATTGCCACCGGCAGGGTCATGCCCGGCCATAGCGGCTTTGCGCAGATCCAGCAGGTGGTGCGGTCCAATCTCGACGCCATCTGGCGGCCGGATGCGGACGTGCCTGCCACGCTGCAGAAGATTTGCGGCCAGATCGGCCCGCTTCTGAAGCGCTGAGGAAAACCATCATGGCTGTCGCGCACCATCATCATCAAACATCGGGACAGACCGCCTCGCGGACGTTCTGGACCATCGCGCGGCGCGACAGCCTGGCCGGCTTCCTGTTCATCGCGCCGCAGCTGATCGGCATCATCACCTTCGTCCTGGTGCCGCTCGGGCTTGTCTTCTGGTATTCGCTGCACGAATGGAACGTGCTCGCCAATACCTTCACCTTTACCGGCACCCAGAACTACCGGATGCTGATCGAGGACACGAACCTCGCTGAAGTCCTGGGTGCGACGGCGATCTTCTCCGCGGGCCTTGTGGTGTTCAACATGTCGCTGGCCCTCTTGCTGGCGGTCCTGCTCAACCAGAAGCTCGCCGGCATCGCCCTCTTTCGCACGCTGTTCTTCTCGCCCGTCGTTGTCTCGCTGGTTGCCTGGACCATCGTCTGGGGTTTCCTCCTGCAAAAGAACGGCGGCATCAACGGCATGCTGCTGATGCTCGGGATCGAGGGTCCGAACTGGCTGCGCGAGGAGACCACGGCCATGATTTCCGTCATCGTCGTCCAGGTCTTCAAGAATGTCGGTCTGAACATGATCCTGTTCCTGGCCGCTCTGCAGGGGGTGCCAAGGGAACTGTACGAGGCGGCGCGCATCGACGGCGCCCCGGCTTTCAAGCAGTTCCGCCGCATCACCCTGCCGCTGATCAGCCCGACCATTCTGTTGACGTCGATCATCACGATCGTCGGCTCGCTGCAGGTCTTCGCCCAGATCGCCGTCCTGACCCAGGGTGGTCCCGGCCTCTCCACGACGGTGCTCGTCTACTATCTCTATCAGCAGGCCTTCCAGTTCCACTATTTCGGCTATGGCTCGACACTCTCCATTCTGCTGTTCGTGATCGTCGCCGTACTGACATTTGCCCAATGGCAGATGCGCAAGAGGATCGTGTTCTATGAAAGCTGATCTTTCCCCTCGCATGCAGGTGGTGCTGTACGGGCTGATGTGCGTGCTGCTCATCCCCTTCGTCTTTCCCACCTGGTGGATGGTGACGTCTTCGATCAAGCCGATCAGCGATATCTTCGCCTTTCCGCCGCAGCTGATCCCGAAGACCTTTGACTGGACAACCTATTCCAAGGTGTTTGAGCTGCAGCCTTTCGTCCGGCAATACTGGAACTCGGCCTATATCGCGGCCGTCGTCACCATCGGCACCATGGTCGTGTCGTCCATGGCCGGCTATGCCTTCGCACGGATCAGGTTTCCCTTTGCCAATACGATCTTCATGATCGTTCTGCTCGGTCTTTTGATCCCGTCCGAAGTGACGATCGTGCCGCTGTTCCAGATGTTCCTGAAGGCCGGAATGGTCAACACCCACTGGCCGCTGATCCTCGTGCCGATCTTCGGCGCACCCAGCGTCTTTGCCACTTTCGTCATGCGGCAGTTCTTCGTGACGCTTCCGGCCGAACTGGAAGAGGCGGCGCGTGTCGACGGGCTGGGCCGCTTCAAGATCTTCCGCAAGATCGCCCTGCCGCTGGCCAGGCCGGCGCTCGCCTCCGTTGCGATCTTCACCTTCCTTCACTCGTGGAACCTGTTTCTCGAGCCGATCGTCTTCCTCTCGAGCGCCGAGCAATTCACCCTGCCGCAGGCCCTCACGCAATATACCGACGCCTATGGCGGGCCGATGTGGAACATCCAGCTTGCCGCGGCAACCCTGACGGCGCTGCCCGTCCTCATCGTCTTCATCATCGCGCAGAAGCAGTTCGTCGAGGGACTGGCGCATACCGGCCTCAAAGGCTGAATACGGGATCACACCATGGCTCAGGTCACCCTTTCCGACATCCGCAAGAATTACAGCGCTGTCAAAGTCATTCACGGTGTCGATCTTGAGGTCGAGGATGGCGAATTCGTCGTGCTTGTCGGCCCGTCCGGCTGCGGGAAGTCCACGCTGCTGCGGATGATTGCCGGGCTAGAAACCATCACCGACGGCACACTGGCAATCGGCGGCCGCGTGGTCAACGATCTCGATCCGAAGGATCGTGACATCGCCATGGTGTTCCAGAGCTATGCCCTGTATCCGCACATGACGGTGGCGACGAATATGGGCTTCTCGCTGGAGCATCGCGGCGCCAGCAAGACGGAGATTGCCGATCGGGTCAGCTGGGCCGCCGGAATCCTCGGGCTCGATGCTCTCCTGGATCGCTATCCGCGGCAATTGTCCGGCGGCCAGCGCCAGCGCGTGGCCATGGGCCGGGCGATCGTGCGAAACCCGCAGGTCTTCCTGTTCGACGAGCCTTTGTCGAACCTCGATGCAAAATTGCGGGTGGTCATGCGCGGCGAGATCAAGTCGCTGCACCAGAAGCTGAAGACCACCACCATTTACGTCACCCATGATCAGGTGGAGGCCATGACCATGGCGGATCGGATTGTCGTGCTCAACGGCGGCAAGGTCGAGCAGATCGGCGCGCCGCTGGAGCTCTACGACCGACCGGCCAACCGCTTCGTCGCCGGCTTCATCGGCTCGCCCTCCATGAACTTCATCGAGGGAAAGATCACCGCACAAGGCTTTGACGCCGCCGGTGCCCTCCTGCCATTGCCGGCCTCAGCGAAGAACCATGGAGGCCGGGCGGCCACTTTCGGCATTCGTCCCGAACATCTCCTTCTCGATCCGGCAGGCGTGAAAGCGGAGGTTCTGCTGGTTGAGCCCATGGGCGCCGAGACGCAGGTGACGATGAAGCTCGGCGATACATCCATCATCGGCGTCTTCCGTGAGCGTGTCGCGCTGGCGCCGGGCTCCATCATCGGCATTGCGCCGGATGTCGCGGCCATCCATCTGTTTGCCGCAGAAGGCGGCCGCCGCCTGGACTGAGCAGCGAAGACCGGCCTGCTTCAGCGGCAGGCGCTCTCGCAGTGCAGAGGACGCGCCGGCCATCGGCGCATCCAAAGCAAAGCCTTCGGCATTCACACCTCGTCGCCGGCGCCGGACGTGCCG
The sequence above is a segment of the Rhizobium sp. SSA_523 genome. Coding sequences within it:
- a CDS encoding ABC transporter ATP-binding protein, whose protein sequence is MAQVTLSDIRKNYSAVKVIHGVDLEVEDGEFVVLVGPSGCGKSTLLRMIAGLETITDGTLAIGGRVVNDLDPKDRDIAMVFQSYALYPHMTVATNMGFSLEHRGASKTEIADRVSWAAGILGLDALLDRYPRQLSGGQRQRVAMGRAIVRNPQVFLFDEPLSNLDAKLRVVMRGEIKSLHQKLKTTTIYVTHDQVEAMTMADRIVVLNGGKVEQIGAPLELYDRPANRFVAGFIGSPSMNFIEGKITAQGFDAAGALLPLPASAKNHGGRAATFGIRPEHLLLDPAGVKAEVLLVEPMGAETQVTMKLGDTSIIGVFRERVALAPGSIIGIAPDVAAIHLFAAEGGRRLD